The following are encoded in a window of Streptomyces sp. SAT1 genomic DNA:
- the solA gene encoding N-methyl-L-tryptophan oxidase — MTRWDAETAVVGLGSWGASALWRLAARGVDVIGLERFTPGHALGSSYGGARMVRLTGAEHPGLLPLARRSRQLWAELARAGQDGLFTPCGGLLIGPENGPLAGGALRTARAHGVPVRTFTATALRFRFPRHTGVPAHHIGVWEPSAGLVRPRHAVRAAVALAERAGARVHTDSRVVRVERVPGGVRLHTATGSVTARQAVLTAGAWLPGLVPGLPVQSVRAPFSRFRPLDAADSGFDLEGFPVFRRELDDGRILWGSGAQGGDDVGLGLEDGGAAKPVDPEDTDRSVTADDWSDLARLLPAKVPGLETLPARTAVGTRARTPDGLFVCGRPGGDPRLVVAGGGGAHGPAYAPGVGDALADLVQGAAGAAGLDFLSPDRFS; from the coding sequence ATGACACGTTGGGATGCCGAGACCGCGGTGGTGGGTCTGGGAAGTTGGGGGGCGTCGGCCTTATGGCGGCTGGCGGCCCGGGGCGTGGACGTCATCGGTCTGGAACGCTTCACGCCGGGGCACGCGCTCGGCTCCTCGTACGGCGGCGCCCGCATGGTCCGCCTGACGGGCGCCGAGCATCCCGGTCTGCTGCCGCTGGCGCGCAGATCGAGGCAGCTGTGGGCGGAGCTGGCCCGCGCCGGCCAGGACGGGCTGTTCACGCCCTGCGGCGGACTGCTGATCGGCCCGGAGAACGGCCCGCTCGCGGGCGGCGCGCTGCGCACGGCCCGCGCGCACGGCGTCCCGGTCCGCACCTTCACGGCGACCGCGCTGCGCTTCCGCTTCCCGCGCCACACCGGGGTGCCGGCCCATCACATCGGTGTGTGGGAGCCCTCCGCCGGGCTGGTGCGGCCGCGGCACGCGGTACGGGCCGCGGTGGCGCTGGCCGAGCGCGCCGGTGCCCGGGTGCACACCGACTCCCGGGTGGTCCGGGTCGAGCGGGTGCCGGGCGGGGTGCGGCTGCACACCGCCACGGGCTCGGTGACCGCGCGCCAGGCGGTGCTGACGGCGGGCGCGTGGCTGCCGGGGCTGGTGCCCGGACTGCCGGTGCAGTCGGTCCGCGCGCCCTTCTCCCGCTTCCGTCCGCTGGACGCGGCGGACAGCGGCTTCGACCTGGAGGGCTTCCCGGTGTTCCGGCGGGAGCTGGACGACGGCCGGATCCTGTGGGGCAGCGGCGCCCAGGGCGGCGACGACGTCGGCCTGGGCCTCGAGGACGGCGGGGCGGCCAAGCCGGTCGACCCCGAGGACACCGACCGCTCGGTGACCGCCGACGACTGGTCGGACCTGGCGCGGCTGCTGCCCGCCAAGGTGCCCGGCCTGGAGACGCTGCCCGCCCGTACGGCGGTCGGCACCCGCGCCCGGACCCCGGACGGCCTGTTCGTGTGCGGCCGTCCCGGCGGCGACCCGCGGCTGGTCGTCGCGGGCGGTGGCGGCGCGCACGGCCCGGCGTACGCGCCGGGTGTCGGCGATGCCCTCGCCGACCTGGTGCAGGGCGCGGCGGGCGCCGCCGGGCTGGACTTCCTCTCGCCGGACCGCTTCAGCTGA
- a CDS encoding AfsR/SARP family transcriptional regulator: MQFRVLGPPGIYDDVRRASVQLTSPKQRALLGALLVRLGTPVPTEELIRELWGNNAPDKAGNALQAHVSRLRQQLIEAEPSRANTPRLVVRGPGYVLQARPEELDSVQFRLQVTRAKRLLAADPRAAALLLRKALGLWRGPALDGGSHGPLCAAAAARLEEERLTALEDLCDASLRIGRHEEVVRRLEELVVAHPARARFRDQLALALQRCGRQGEARAVRRGAAHQAEDRTPVRTGNVRVLREPGSLRATEPAPAGTGTAVATMEPAPGWPAEGDLVDGPGTQGHELHRLRVRVEELTSQQHALRSELQRLTALLEERVPARRRDSA; encoded by the coding sequence ATGCAGTTCCGGGTACTGGGACCCCCAGGGATCTACGACGACGTCAGGCGTGCCAGCGTGCAGCTGACCAGTCCCAAGCAGCGGGCGCTGCTCGGGGCTCTGCTGGTGCGCCTGGGGACCCCGGTGCCCACCGAGGAGCTGATCCGTGAACTGTGGGGGAACAACGCACCGGACAAGGCCGGCAACGCCCTCCAGGCGCATGTCTCGCGGCTGCGCCAGCAGCTGATCGAGGCGGAGCCGTCCCGGGCGAACACCCCCCGCCTGGTGGTGCGCGGGCCCGGCTATGTGCTCCAGGCGCGCCCCGAGGAACTGGACAGCGTGCAGTTCCGGCTCCAGGTGACCCGGGCCAAGCGCCTGCTGGCCGCCGACCCGCGGGCCGCCGCGCTGCTGCTGCGCAAGGCGCTCGGGCTGTGGCGCGGACCGGCCCTGGACGGCGGCTCCCACGGGCCGCTGTGCGCGGCGGCCGCCGCCCGCCTGGAGGAGGAGCGGCTGACCGCCCTGGAGGACCTGTGCGACGCCTCGCTGCGCATCGGCAGGCACGAGGAGGTGGTCCGCCGGCTGGAGGAACTGGTCGTCGCCCACCCGGCCCGCGCGCGCTTCCGCGACCAGCTGGCGCTCGCGCTCCAGCGCTGCGGACGGCAGGGCGAGGCGCGCGCCGTGCGCCGGGGCGCCGCCCACCAGGCGGAGGACCGGACGCCGGTGCGCACCGGCAACGTCCGGGTGCTGCGCGAACCGGGCAGCCTGCGCGCCACGGAGCCGGCCCCGGCCGGGACCGGCACGGCCGTCGCGACGATGGAGCCCGCGCCCGGGTGGCCCGCCGAGGGGGACCTCGTCGACGGCCCCGGCACCCAGGGGCACGAACTGCACCGGCTGCGCGTACGGGTGGAGGAGCTGACCTCCCAGCAGCACGCGCTGCGCTCGGAGCTGCAACGCCTGACGGCGCTGCTGGAGGAGCGGGTCCCGGCGCGCCGGCGGGACTCCGCGTGA
- a CDS encoding type II toxin-antitoxin system RatA family toxin has protein sequence MHVVHSTCPGAGTADAVWKVLTDCEAFPDFMEGVNEVTISGEDGDRRTSSWVVELKGSEMEWDQEDVLDPERRRWEFRQSDGDLAHYEGYWQVVEDGGTAALELKVEFDVGLPMVAEMIHPAVAKALERYQRDIVEQSA, from the coding sequence ATGCATGTAGTGCACAGCACATGCCCCGGCGCCGGCACCGCGGACGCCGTGTGGAAGGTGCTCACGGACTGTGAGGCGTTCCCCGACTTCATGGAGGGCGTCAACGAGGTCACCATCAGCGGCGAGGACGGCGACCGCCGCACCAGCAGCTGGGTCGTGGAGCTGAAGGGCTCGGAGATGGAGTGGGACCAGGAGGACGTCCTGGACCCGGAGCGGCGCCGCTGGGAGTTCCGCCAGAGCGACGGCGACCTCGCCCACTACGAGGGCTACTGGCAGGTCGTCGAGGACGGCGGCACGGCCGCCCTCGAACTCAAGGTGGAGTTCGACGTCGGCCTGCCCATGGTGGCCGAGATGATCCACCCCGCGGTGGCCAAGGCGCTGGAGCGCTACCAGCGGGACATCGTCGAGCAGAGCGCGTAG
- a CDS encoding aspartate aminotransferase family protein: MTETHAVDAKETFRRVRRHFSPALAVAGKFTGQGAVEASAEGCRVTLSDGRTMLDFGSYAVALLGHRDPEIADAVRAQLDLMPASTRSVQTPVAPLAAERLAAYVGGGLGRVYFGCGGADAVEVSVKLARMATGRTTVVAVDGAFHGKTLGALALTDNPRFRSGLEPLLQGVVRVSGDDPQAVADALREHDVAAVVFEPVQAENGVRVLDTEVLRTWCRDAHEHGAFVIADEIQVGLRRCGERSVALADGLDVDAVLLGKPLGGGVLPVSAAVGNDRLFAPLLADPMVHTATFSGHPLSTAVVPVALDLIERYAADGERIALAMENGLAELRAEHPDKVVGTRGRGLLWGVDFRSPEVAGDVLTGLAQRGLVVSPCLSRPTTIRLLPPIVATDADVKEAMSLLSYATAAAGADGA; this comes from the coding sequence ATGACTGAGACGCACGCCGTCGACGCCAAGGAGACCTTCCGGCGGGTCAGACGCCACTTCTCGCCCGCGCTCGCGGTGGCGGGCAAGTTCACCGGTCAGGGCGCCGTCGAGGCGTCGGCCGAGGGCTGCCGGGTGACCCTCTCGGACGGCCGGACCATGCTGGACTTCGGCTCCTACGCGGTCGCCCTGCTCGGCCACCGTGACCCCGAGATCGCGGACGCCGTCCGCGCGCAGCTCGACCTGATGCCCGCCTCCACCCGCTCGGTGCAGACGCCCGTCGCCCCGCTGGCCGCCGAGCGCCTGGCCGCGTACGTGGGGGGCGGCCTCGGCCGGGTCTACTTCGGCTGCGGCGGCGCCGACGCCGTCGAGGTGTCCGTCAAGCTCGCCCGGATGGCGACCGGCCGCACCACCGTCGTCGCGGTCGACGGCGCCTTCCACGGCAAGACCCTCGGCGCCCTCGCGCTGACCGACAACCCCCGCTTCCGGTCCGGTCTCGAACCGCTGCTCCAGGGCGTGGTCCGGGTCAGCGGCGACGACCCGCAGGCCGTCGCGGACGCGCTGCGCGAGCACGACGTCGCCGCCGTGGTCTTCGAGCCGGTCCAGGCCGAGAACGGTGTGCGGGTCCTCGACACCGAGGTGCTGCGCACCTGGTGCCGGGACGCCCACGAGCACGGCGCGTTCGTCATCGCCGACGAGATCCAGGTCGGTCTGCGCCGGTGCGGCGAACGGTCGGTGGCGCTGGCCGACGGCCTCGACGTGGACGCGGTGCTGCTCGGCAAGCCGCTGGGCGGCGGCGTCCTGCCGGTCTCGGCCGCGGTGGGCAACGACCGGCTGTTCGCCCCGCTGCTGGCCGACCCGATGGTGCACACCGCGACCTTCAGCGGCCACCCGCTGTCCACGGCGGTCGTCCCGGTCGCCCTCGACCTGATCGAACGGTACGCGGCGGACGGCGAGCGGATCGCCCTCGCCATGGAGAACGGGCTGGCCGAGCTGCGCGCCGAACACCCGGACAAGGTGGTCGGGACGCGCGGCCGCGGTCTGCTGTGGGGCGTCGACTTCCGCTCGCCCGAGGTGGCCGGCGACGTCCTGACCGGTCTCGCCCAGCGGGGCCTGGTCGTCTCGCCCTGCCTGAGCCGTCCCACCACCATCCGCCTGCTGCCCCCGATCGTCGCCACCGACGCCGACGTCAAGGAGGCGATGAGCCTTCTTTCCTACGCCACGGCCGCCGCCGGTGCCGACGGCGCCTAG
- a CDS encoding thioester reductase domain-containing protein — MSSTIPMEISEEFAADVVLADDITGYTAPQPGAVTEVFLTGATGFLGAFLLRDLLRQGLVVHCLVRGADTGTARARLEENLRTYELLDDIDPDRVEVHTGDITRPLLGMERAEYDALAGRVGAVYHSAAKVNFLTIYKWLRKSTVEATHGVLRFAQAAGATLHHVSTTGVFEPGADREPRGELDPTGPPENLSLGYTKSKWVAEQLVREAARRGVPVTIHRPGQVWGDSVTGACQPNDFVWRFIKGSLQVGLYPRRFRLAMNMVPVDYVSAVIVAASRHPEGTGGTYHQVSPDTLDSERILRLLRGAGYDLKEVSILKWMKAVAADVTNSMAPLLSILVESEKVEVAEFADELTRDLLKDTGIVCPDIDEKVFGGYIAYFVRAGVLPAPQE; from the coding sequence ATGAGTTCGACGATACCCATGGAGATCTCCGAGGAGTTCGCCGCCGATGTCGTGCTGGCCGACGACATCACGGGCTACACGGCACCGCAGCCGGGCGCGGTGACCGAGGTGTTCCTCACCGGCGCGACCGGGTTCCTCGGCGCGTTCCTGCTGAGGGACCTGCTGCGGCAGGGACTGGTCGTGCACTGCCTGGTGCGGGGCGCCGACACCGGCACCGCCCGTGCCCGGCTGGAGGAGAACCTGCGCACCTACGAACTGCTCGACGACATCGACCCGGACCGCGTCGAGGTGCACACCGGGGACATCACCCGGCCGCTGCTCGGCATGGAGCGCGCGGAGTACGACGCGCTGGCCGGGCGGGTCGGCGCCGTCTACCACTCCGCCGCCAAGGTCAACTTCCTGACCATCTACAAGTGGCTGCGCAAGTCCACGGTGGAGGCGACGCACGGCGTGCTGCGGTTCGCCCAGGCGGCCGGCGCCACCCTGCACCACGTCTCGACCACCGGCGTGTTCGAGCCCGGCGCCGACCGGGAGCCGCGCGGCGAGCTCGACCCGACCGGACCGCCGGAGAACCTGTCGCTGGGCTACACCAAGAGCAAGTGGGTGGCCGAGCAGCTGGTGCGCGAGGCGGCCCGCCGGGGCGTGCCGGTGACCATCCACCGGCCCGGCCAGGTCTGGGGCGACTCGGTCACCGGCGCCTGCCAGCCCAACGACTTCGTGTGGCGCTTCATCAAGGGCTCGCTCCAGGTGGGCCTGTACCCGCGCAGGTTCCGGCTGGCGATGAACATGGTCCCGGTCGACTACGTGTCCGCCGTGATCGTCGCCGCCTCCCGGCACCCGGAGGGCACCGGCGGCACCTACCACCAGGTCAGCCCGGACACGCTGGACTCCGAGCGGATCCTGCGGCTGCTGCGCGGCGCCGGGTACGACCTCAAGGAGGTCAGCATCCTGAAGTGGATGAAGGCCGTCGCCGCCGACGTCACCAACTCCATGGCGCCGCTGCTGAGCATCCTCGTGGAGTCGGAGAAGGTCGAGGTCGCCGAGTTCGCCGACGAGCTGACCCGCGACCTGCTCAAGGACACCGGGATCGTCTGCCCCGACATCGACGAGAAGGTGTTCGGCGGCTACATCGCCTACTTCGTGCGGGCCGGTGTGCTGCCGGCTCCGCAGGAGTGA
- a CDS encoding helix-turn-helix transcriptional regulator, with product MSTSDSFDWPITARDTELRTLRNAVQRRGGALLVGPLGVGKSVLLATALRRAADEGRTVLSVGGAGWSSGTRIRGFGTLTECLEAVRPAAADGTAADRPLVAVDDVHLLDTAVSVRLHSLVAAGRLSVLAAARQDAPTPTGIDKLWVERLVEHVEVAPFDRTAMDTVLRARLGGHTDTATLERLWAATHGNALMLRELVEHALEDGSLTCVDGTWRWPGLTRRPGKRLSDVIRVGLRDLSHEEHELVQMLAVAEPLEAEIVAAAGLSRAAEALDLRRIVTVERSRSRVRLRLAVPLSRVVIASRMSDLTAARLRREVADSLERTGARREDDILRIVTLRTEAGLVPEREQLLGAARIALRRREFPLAERLCLLALQEEAGDLDTPALHGPVPDSALFGADLRRLVTRVVRDPEQAVPRVRAALLLGQVLVGRDRPAEAETVLKAALESGVAVPLDEYVGAVHTRVTNLAWSLRRVQEAGELLDRTVAEVGADRAGLLHGTRVLIAVMSDRLQEAVALGDTALDATAPDLPLAQSVVPTVAFARSELGDPAGALNLLNRYRDVCDEWDTDAQLLANSVSARCSSLLGHLRSAAEALDAVHRYDPGHGRPVLLQALLDRCRLLRMLGQSEQAVALLRGAIASEAAHEYPVTSAWPLAQLAGALAESGNHSEALRTLVEVRALRGEVLGFPISEDEIAYESALVLAYTGDHSSAAAQAVALAERAGAAGRTVRATNALLLAARVTEGAAVRFPHRALLRAARTAGGLTRVLADYAEALADGDGAALTDVCDRLVEMGALPLAGEAAAQAARAFRASGQHRKGREAQAACRELLPGSGVALPPWVEADTRPERDSASLTPREREVAVLAATGMSNRDIADRLVVSVRTVENHLHRIYHKLGITARNDLQRGLDKLIGRPRETNRMAPLRLYEGGSEHVA from the coding sequence ATGTCAACGAGTGATTCCTTCGACTGGCCGATAACTGCGCGAGACACCGAACTGCGCACCCTCCGGAACGCCGTGCAGCGCCGTGGCGGCGCGCTGCTCGTCGGTCCGCTGGGCGTCGGCAAGAGCGTTCTGCTGGCCACCGCGCTGCGCCGGGCCGCCGACGAGGGCCGCACGGTCCTGAGCGTCGGCGGCGCCGGCTGGAGCAGTGGCACCCGGATCCGGGGCTTCGGCACACTGACCGAGTGCCTGGAGGCCGTACGGCCGGCCGCGGCGGACGGCACCGCCGCCGACCGGCCCCTCGTCGCCGTCGACGACGTGCACCTGCTGGACACCGCCGTCAGTGTCCGGCTGCACAGCCTGGTCGCCGCGGGGCGCCTCAGCGTCCTGGCCGCGGCCCGCCAGGACGCGCCCACCCCGACCGGCATCGACAAGCTTTGGGTGGAACGGCTCGTCGAGCACGTCGAGGTGGCGCCCTTCGACCGCACCGCGATGGACACCGTGCTGCGGGCCCGGCTCGGCGGCCACACCGACACCGCCACACTGGAACGGCTGTGGGCGGCCACGCACGGCAACGCGCTGATGCTCCGCGAACTCGTCGAACACGCGCTGGAGGACGGCTCCCTGACGTGTGTGGACGGCACCTGGCGCTGGCCCGGCCTGACCCGCCGGCCCGGCAAACGGCTCTCGGACGTCATCCGCGTCGGCCTGCGCGACCTCAGCCACGAGGAGCACGAACTGGTCCAGATGCTCGCCGTCGCCGAACCGCTGGAGGCGGAGATCGTCGCCGCGGCCGGCCTCTCCCGCGCGGCCGAGGCGCTCGACCTGCGCCGCATCGTCACCGTCGAGCGCAGCCGCTCCCGGGTCCGGCTGCGGCTGGCCGTCCCGCTCAGCCGGGTCGTCATCGCCTCCCGGATGTCCGACCTGACCGCCGCCCGGCTGCGCCGCGAGGTCGCCGACTCCCTGGAGCGCACGGGCGCGCGCCGGGAGGACGACATCCTGCGCATCGTCACCCTGCGCACCGAGGCCGGGCTCGTCCCCGAGCGCGAGCAGCTGCTCGGCGCGGCCCGGATCGCCCTCAGGCGGCGGGAGTTCCCGCTCGCGGAGCGCCTGTGCCTGCTCGCCCTCCAGGAGGAGGCCGGCGACCTGGACACGCCCGCGCTGCACGGTCCGGTCCCGGACTCGGCGCTCTTCGGCGCCGATCTGCGCCGTCTGGTTACGCGCGTAGTGCGGGACCCGGAGCAGGCCGTGCCCCGGGTCCGCGCGGCCCTGCTGCTCGGCCAGGTGCTCGTCGGCAGGGACCGGCCCGCCGAGGCGGAGACGGTGCTGAAGGCGGCGCTGGAGTCCGGGGTGGCGGTCCCGCTCGACGAGTACGTCGGCGCCGTGCACACCCGCGTGACCAACCTGGCCTGGAGCCTGCGGCGGGTCCAGGAGGCCGGGGAGCTGCTGGACCGCACCGTCGCCGAGGTCGGCGCGGACCGGGCCGGGCTGCTGCACGGCACCCGGGTGCTGATCGCCGTGATGTCGGACCGGCTCCAGGAGGCGGTCGCCCTCGGCGACACCGCGCTCGACGCGACGGCGCCCGACCTGCCCCTGGCCCAGTCGGTGGTGCCGACCGTGGCCTTCGCCCGCAGTGAACTGGGCGACCCGGCGGGCGCGCTGAACCTGCTGAACCGCTACCGCGACGTGTGCGACGAGTGGGACACCGACGCCCAGCTCCTCGCCAACTCCGTCTCGGCCCGCTGCTCCTCCCTGCTCGGCCACCTCAGGAGCGCCGCCGAGGCGCTCGACGCGGTGCACCGCTACGACCCGGGGCACGGCCGACCCGTCCTGCTCCAGGCGCTGCTCGACCGCTGCCGGCTGCTGCGGATGCTGGGGCAGTCCGAGCAGGCCGTCGCGCTGCTGCGCGGGGCGATCGCCTCCGAGGCCGCCCACGAGTACCCGGTGACCAGCGCCTGGCCGCTGGCCCAGCTCGCGGGGGCGCTGGCCGAGTCGGGCAACCACTCGGAGGCGCTGCGCACCCTGGTCGAGGTCCGCGCGCTGCGCGGCGAGGTGCTGGGCTTCCCCATCAGCGAGGACGAGATCGCCTACGAGAGCGCTCTCGTGCTCGCCTACACCGGGGACCACTCCAGCGCCGCCGCCCAGGCCGTGGCCCTGGCCGAGCGGGCGGGCGCGGCCGGACGCACGGTCCGCGCCACCAACGCGCTGCTGCTGGCCGCCCGGGTCACCGAGGGCGCCGCGGTCCGCTTCCCGCACCGGGCGCTGCTGCGGGCGGCCCGGACCGCGGGCGGGCTGACCCGGGTGCTGGCCGACTACGCCGAGGCGCTGGCCGACGGCGACGGCGCCGCGCTCACCGACGTCTGCGACCGCCTGGTGGAGATGGGGGCGCTGCCGCTGGCCGGGGAGGCCGCCGCCCAGGCCGCGCGGGCGTTCCGCGCCTCCGGACAGCACCGCAAGGGCCGCGAGGCCCAGGCCGCCTGCCGGGAGCTGCTGCCCGGCTCCGGTGTGGCGCTGCCGCCGTGGGTGGAGGCGGACACCCGCCCCGAGCGCGACTCGGCCTCGCTCACACCCCGGGAGCGGGAGGTCGCCGTACTGGCGGCGACCGGGATGTCCAACCGCGACATCGCGGACCGGCTGGTGGTGTCGGTGCGCACCGTGGAGAACCATCTGCACCGCATCTACCACAAGCTCGGCATCACCGCCCGCAACGACCTCCAGCGCGGCCTGGACAAGCTGATCGGCCGCCCGCGGGAGACCAACCGCATGGCACCGCTGCGGCTGTACGAGGGCGGCTCCGAGCACGTGGCGTAG